A genomic region of Mesorhizobium sp. NZP2077 contains the following coding sequences:
- a CDS encoding DUF6867 family protein, whose amino-acid sequence MQGILYEEPSIWQFFFVTCLLGGWAAWMTGKASAQTWRSFPQLFAYLLGLGIGIRFIHHALFGGTMFSLHYYIVDTIVLMILGFVGYQYTRTNQMVTQYNWLYERASVLSWKPKG is encoded by the coding sequence ATGCAGGGCATTCTCTATGAGGAACCCTCGATCTGGCAGTTCTTCTTCGTCACCTGCCTGCTTGGCGGTTGGGCGGCCTGGATGACGGGCAAGGCCAGCGCCCAGACCTGGCGCAGCTTTCCGCAGCTGTTCGCCTATCTGCTGGGCCTCGGCATCGGCATCCGGTTCATTCATCACGCGCTGTTCGGCGGCACGATGTTCTCGCTGCACTACTATATCGTCGACACCATCGTGCTGATGATACTGGGCTTCGTCGGCTATCAATACACACGAACAAACCAGATGGTGACGCAGTATAATTGGCTCTACGAAAGAGCTTCAGTCTTGAGCTGGAAACCGAAAGGTTGA
- a CDS encoding branched-chain amino acid ABC transporter substrate-binding protein has protein sequence MRKLLLSAVAVGALVAFGGAAWADVMVGVAGPITGPNAAFGAQLQKGAEAAVADINAKGGINGEQIKLEIGDDVSDPKQGISVANKFVGDGVKFVVGHFNSGVSIPASEVYAENNIVEVTPAATNPQFTERGLWNVFRTCGRDDQQGSIAGAYLAANFKDAKIAVVHDKTTYGQGLADETKKAMNAKGLTEVMYEGINVGDKDFSALIAKMKEAGVTIIYWGGLHTEAGLIIRQAADQGLKATLVSGDGIVSNELASIAGDAVAGTLNTFGPDPRLIPANKELVEKFRAQGFEPEAYTLYAYAAVQAIAEAATAAKSNDPQAVAKALHANGPFKTVLGDLSYDAKGDPTLPGYVIYEWKKGADGKYTYIQKM, from the coding sequence ATGAGAAAATTATTGTTGTCCGCTGTCGCCGTAGGCGCGCTCGTCGCGTTCGGCGGCGCCGCGTGGGCTGACGTCATGGTCGGCGTCGCCGGCCCGATCACCGGTCCGAACGCAGCTTTCGGCGCACAGCTTCAGAAGGGTGCGGAAGCGGCTGTCGCCGACATCAATGCCAAGGGCGGCATCAACGGCGAGCAGATCAAGCTCGAAATCGGCGACGACGTCTCCGATCCGAAGCAGGGCATCTCGGTCGCCAACAAGTTCGTCGGCGACGGCGTCAAGTTCGTGGTCGGCCACTTCAACTCGGGCGTCTCGATCCCGGCCTCGGAAGTCTACGCTGAAAACAACATCGTCGAAGTGACGCCGGCTGCCACCAATCCGCAGTTCACCGAGCGCGGCCTGTGGAACGTGTTCCGCACCTGCGGACGCGACGACCAGCAGGGCAGCATTGCCGGCGCTTATCTCGCCGCGAACTTCAAGGATGCCAAGATCGCCGTTGTTCACGACAAGACCACCTACGGTCAGGGTCTTGCCGACGAAACCAAGAAGGCGATGAATGCCAAGGGCCTGACGGAAGTCATGTATGAAGGCATCAATGTCGGCGACAAGGACTTCTCGGCGCTGATCGCCAAGATGAAGGAAGCCGGCGTTACCATCATCTATTGGGGCGGTCTGCACACCGAAGCCGGCCTGATCATCCGCCAGGCGGCTGACCAGGGCCTCAAGGCGACGCTGGTCTCCGGCGACGGCATCGTGTCGAACGAACTGGCTTCGATCGCGGGCGACGCGGTTGCGGGCACGCTCAACACATTTGGCCCGGATCCGCGCCTGATCCCCGCCAACAAGGAACTCGTCGAGAAGTTCCGTGCGCAGGGCTTCGAGCCGGAGGCCTATACGCTCTACGCCTACGCTGCCGTGCAGGCGATCGCGGAAGCAGCAACTGCTGCCAAGTCGAACGATCCGCAGGCAGTTGCCAAGGCGCTGCATGCAAACGGCCCGTTCAAGACCGTGCTCGGCGACCTGTCCTATGACGCCAAGGGCGACCCGACGCTGCCCGGCTACGTCATCTACGAATGGAAGAAGGGCGCCGACGGCAAGTACACCTACATCCAGAAGATGTAA
- the pyc gene encoding pyruvate carboxylase, producing MAITKILVANRSEIAIRVFRAANELGLKTVAIWAEEDKYSLHRFKADESYQVGRGPHLSKDMGPIESYLSIEEVIRVARLSGADAIHPGYGLLSESPEFAEACAQAGITFIGPKPDTMRRLGNKVAARNLAIEVGVPVIPATDPLPDDMEAVKKLAKEVGYPVMLKASWGGGGRGMRAIRAEADLAREVMEGKREAKAAFGKDEVYLEKLIERARHVEVQVLGDTHGNVVHLFERDCSIQRRNQKVVERAPAPYLEMAQREELCGHALKLARETNYIGAGTVEFLQDADSGKFYFIEVNPRIQVEHTVTEQVTGIDIVKAQIHILDGFAIGTPESGVPAQRDIRLNGHALQCRITTEDPEHNFIPDYGRITAYRGATGFGIRLDGGTAYSGAVITRFYDPLLEKVTAWAPTPAETIARMNRALREFRIRGVATNLTFLEAIINHPSFADNSYTTKFIDTTPELFQQVKRQDRATKLINYLADVSVNGHPETRGRPTPKADAAAPVVPYLNGNVPGGSKQKLDLLGPEKFAGWMREQKEVLVTDTTMRDGHQSLLATRMRTHDIANIAGTYARALPQLLSLECWGGATFDVAMRFLTEDPWERLSLVREAAPNLLLQMLLRGANGVGYTNYPDNVVQHFVKQAASGGIDLFRVFDCLNWVENMRVAMDAVGAEGKLCEAAMCYTGDILDPARAKYDLKYYVGLAGELQAAGAHIIAVKDMAGLLKPAAARVLFKALREATDLPIHFHTHDTSGLSAATVLAAVESGVDAIDAAMDAFSGNTSQPCLGSIVEALKGTERDPGLDPQWIRKISFYWEAVRNQYAAFESDLKGPASEVYLHEMPGGQFTNLKEQARSLGLETRWHEVAQTYHDVNLMFGDIVKVTPSSKVVGDMALMMVSQDLTVADVENPARDIAFPDSVVSMLRGDLGQSPGGWPEALQKKALKGDKPITARPGSLLKPADLKASRREIEEKLERKLSEYEFASWLMYPKVFTDFAGAQETYGPVSVLPTPTYFYGMKSEDEIFVDIEKGKTLVVRCLAIGDVDDKGMVTVFFELNGQPRRVKVPDRAHGASAAKARRKAEPGNEAHVGAPMPGVVSALSVAAGQAVKAGDVLLSIEAMKMETALHAERDGTVAEVLVKAGDQIDAKDLLIAFA from the coding sequence TTGGCCATCACGAAGATCCTCGTCGCCAATCGGTCAGAAATCGCCATCCGCGTCTTTCGCGCGGCCAACGAGTTGGGCCTCAAAACCGTGGCGATCTGGGCCGAGGAAGACAAATATTCGTTGCACCGCTTCAAGGCCGACGAGAGCTACCAGGTCGGGCGCGGTCCGCATCTCAGCAAGGACATGGGACCGATCGAGAGTTATCTGTCGATCGAGGAAGTGATCCGCGTCGCCAGGCTTTCGGGCGCCGATGCCATCCACCCGGGCTACGGACTTCTGTCGGAAAGCCCCGAATTCGCCGAAGCCTGTGCGCAAGCCGGCATCACCTTCATCGGCCCGAAGCCGGACACGATGCGCCGCCTCGGCAACAAGGTTGCGGCGCGCAACCTCGCCATCGAAGTCGGCGTGCCGGTCATTCCCGCCACCGATCCGTTGCCGGACGACATGGAGGCGGTCAAGAAACTGGCCAAGGAGGTTGGCTATCCGGTCATGCTGAAGGCCTCGTGGGGCGGTGGTGGGCGCGGCATGCGCGCCATCCGCGCCGAGGCCGATCTCGCCCGCGAAGTCATGGAAGGCAAGCGCGAGGCGAAAGCCGCCTTCGGCAAGGACGAGGTCTATCTCGAAAAGCTGATCGAGCGCGCCCGCCACGTCGAGGTGCAGGTGCTTGGCGACACGCATGGCAATGTCGTGCATCTGTTCGAGCGCGACTGCTCGATCCAGCGCCGCAACCAGAAAGTCGTCGAGCGGGCGCCCGCACCCTATCTCGAAATGGCGCAGCGCGAGGAGCTTTGCGGCCATGCGCTGAAGCTTGCCCGTGAAACCAATTATATCGGCGCCGGCACCGTTGAATTCCTGCAGGATGCCGACAGCGGAAAATTCTATTTCATCGAGGTCAATCCGCGCATCCAGGTCGAGCACACCGTCACCGAGCAAGTGACGGGCATCGACATCGTCAAGGCGCAGATCCACATCCTCGACGGCTTCGCCATCGGCACGCCTGAATCGGGTGTGCCGGCGCAGCGGGACATCAGGCTGAACGGCCATGCCTTGCAGTGCCGCATCACCACCGAGGATCCCGAGCACAATTTCATTCCGGATTACGGCCGCATCACCGCCTATCGCGGCGCCACCGGCTTCGGCATCCGGCTGGATGGCGGCACGGCCTATTCCGGCGCGGTCATCACCCGCTTCTACGATCCGCTGTTGGAGAAGGTGACGGCGTGGGCGCCGACGCCGGCCGAGACCATCGCCCGCATGAACCGCGCGCTGCGCGAGTTCCGCATCCGCGGCGTTGCCACCAACCTCACCTTCCTCGAAGCGATCATCAACCACCCGAGCTTCGCCGACAATTCCTATACGACGAAGTTCATCGACACGACGCCGGAGCTGTTCCAGCAGGTCAAGCGGCAGGACCGCGCGACCAAACTCATCAACTATCTGGCCGATGTCAGCGTCAACGGCCATCCCGAGACGCGCGGCCGGCCGACGCCGAAGGCCGATGCGGCCGCACCCGTCGTGCCCTATCTCAACGGCAATGTGCCCGGCGGCAGCAAGCAGAAGCTCGACTTGCTCGGGCCGGAAAAGTTTGCCGGCTGGATGCGCGAGCAGAAGGAAGTTCTGGTCACCGACACGACGATGCGCGACGGCCATCAATCGTTGCTCGCCACGCGCATGCGCACGCACGACATTGCCAATATTGCGGGGACCTACGCGCGCGCCCTGCCGCAGCTTCTGTCGCTGGAATGCTGGGGCGGCGCGACCTTCGACGTCGCCATGCGCTTCCTCACCGAGGATCCGTGGGAGCGGCTTTCGCTGGTGCGCGAGGCGGCCCCCAATCTGTTGCTGCAGATGCTGCTGCGCGGCGCCAACGGCGTCGGCTACACCAACTATCCAGACAATGTCGTGCAGCATTTCGTCAAGCAGGCGGCGAGCGGCGGCATCGACCTGTTCCGGGTTTTCGACTGCCTGAACTGGGTCGAGAACATGCGCGTCGCCATGGACGCCGTCGGCGCCGAGGGCAAGCTGTGTGAGGCGGCGATGTGCTACACCGGCGACATTCTCGATCCGGCGCGGGCCAAGTACGATTTGAAATATTATGTCGGGCTGGCTGGCGAACTGCAGGCCGCCGGCGCCCACATCATCGCCGTCAAGGACATGGCCGGCCTTTTGAAGCCGGCAGCGGCGCGCGTGCTGTTCAAGGCGCTGCGCGAGGCGACCGACCTGCCGATCCATTTCCACACCCACGACACGTCGGGCTTGTCGGCGGCGACCGTGCTGGCGGCGGTGGAGAGCGGCGTCGACGCCATCGACGCGGCGATGGACGCCTTCTCCGGCAACACCTCGCAGCCTTGCCTGGGCTCGATCGTCGAGGCGCTGAAGGGCACCGAGCGCGACCCCGGCCTCGACCCGCAATGGATCCGCAAAATCTCGTTCTACTGGGAAGCGGTGCGCAACCAGTACGCCGCCTTCGAAAGCGATCTCAAAGGGCCGGCCTCGGAAGTCTACCTGCACGAAATGCCGGGCGGACAGTTCACCAACCTCAAGGAGCAGGCGCGCTCGCTCGGGCTGGAGACACGCTGGCACGAGGTGGCGCAGACCTATCACGACGTCAATCTGATGTTCGGCGACATCGTCAAGGTGACGCCGTCGTCCAAGGTCGTCGGCGACATGGCGCTTATGATGGTGAGCCAGGACCTGACCGTCGCCGATGTCGAGAACCCGGCAAGGGACATTGCCTTCCCGGACTCGGTCGTCTCGATGCTGCGCGGCGATCTCGGCCAGTCGCCGGGAGGGTGGCCAGAGGCGCTGCAGAAGAAGGCGCTGAAGGGCGACAAGCCGATCACGGCCAGGCCCGGATCGCTGCTCAAGCCGGCCGATCTCAAGGCCAGCCGCAGGGAGATCGAGGAGAAGCTGGAGCGCAAGCTCTCGGAATACGAATTCGCCTCGTGGCTGATGTATCCGAAGGTGTTTACCGACTTCGCCGGCGCGCAGGAGACCTACGGCCCGGTCAGCGTCCTGCCGACGCCGACCTATTTCTACGGCATGAAGTCGGAAGACGAGATCTTTGTCGATATCGAGAAGGGCAAGACGCTGGTCGTGCGCTGCCTGGCGATCGGCGATGTCGACGACAAGGGCATGGTCACCGTGTTCTTCGAGCTCAACGGCCAGCCGCGTCGCGTGAAGGTGCCGGACCGGGCACATGGCGCCTCCGCCGCCAAGGCGCGGCGCAAGGCAGAGCCCGGCAACGAGGCGCATGTCGGCGCACCGATGCCAGGCGTGGTCTCGGCACTTTCGGTCGCCGCCGGCCAGGCGGTGAAGGCCGGCGACGTGCTGCTCTCCATCGAAGCGATGAAGATGGAGACGGCGCTGCATGCCGAGCGCGACGGTACGGTCGCCGAGGTGCTGGTCAAGGCCGGCGACCAGATCGATGCCAAGGACCTGCTGATCGCCTTCGCTTAG
- a CDS encoding DUF2312 domain-containing protein, with the protein MADDITETSQTVAAGQLRALIERIERLEEEKKTIADDIKEVFAEAKGTGFDTKAIRTIIRLRKKDQAERQEEDAILDLYMAALGMV; encoded by the coding sequence ATGGCCGACGATATCACCGAGACCAGCCAGACTGTTGCCGCCGGCCAGCTGCGTGCCCTGATCGAGCGCATCGAGCGGCTCGAGGAAGAAAAGAAGACGATCGCCGACGACATCAAGGAAGTCTTCGCCGAGGCCAAGGGCACCGGCTTCGACACCAAGGCGATCCGCACCATCATCCGTCTGCGCAAGAAGGATCAGGCCGAGCGCCAGGAAGAGGACGCCATCCTCGATCTGTATATGGCCGCACTCGGCATGGTGTAA
- the msrB gene encoding peptide-methionine (R)-S-oxide reductase MsrB — protein MDTYPVTRTDAEWRARLTPEQYAVMRGHGTERPGSCALLYEKRAGTFSCVGCDQPLFESKLKFESGTGWPSFNDPVPGSVENTIDRSYGMVRTECHCARCGSHLGHVFEDGPPPTGLRYCINGVALKFDPAA, from the coding sequence ATGGACACCTACCCCGTCACCCGCACCGACGCCGAATGGCGCGCCCGGCTGACGCCGGAGCAATATGCGGTCATGCGCGGTCACGGCACCGAGCGGCCGGGAAGCTGCGCCTTGCTCTACGAGAAGCGCGCCGGCACATTTTCCTGCGTCGGCTGCGACCAGCCGCTGTTCGAATCCAAGCTGAAGTTCGAGAGCGGCACCGGCTGGCCGAGCTTCAACGATCCGGTGCCCGGCTCGGTCGAGAACACCATCGACCGCAGCTACGGCATGGTCCGCACCGAATGCCACTGCGCCCGCTGCGGCAGCCATCTCGGCCATGTCTTCGAGGACGGCCCGCCGCCGACCGGCCTGCGCTACTGCATCAACGGCGTGGCGCTGAAATTCGACCCAGCGGCCTGA
- a CDS encoding MBL fold metallo-hydrolase, whose protein sequence is MACFLCLQCGVQFAATETPPKHCPICEDERQFVRWEGQAWSTQQELAAGHRLVMLDDAGVLAFGIEPRFAIGQRAQLVQTRHGNVLWDCVSMVSDEAVAEINRRGGLAAIAISHCHFYSAMAGWSEAFGGVPIYLHADDRQWIMRPHPSIVSWEGETLAINPSLTLIRCGGHFAGSQVLHWQHDGGNALLTGDTVQVTPTRRHVSFMYSYPNQIPLNAAAVRRIAAALEPYDFDDIRGAWWELNIIGGAKAAFNASVARYLAAIA, encoded by the coding sequence ATGGCTTGCTTCCTCTGCCTGCAGTGCGGCGTCCAGTTCGCGGCGACGGAGACGCCGCCAAAACACTGCCCGATCTGCGAGGACGAACGGCAGTTTGTGCGCTGGGAGGGCCAGGCCTGGAGCACACAGCAAGAGCTCGCTGCCGGGCATAGGCTTGTGATGCTGGACGATGCCGGTGTGCTCGCCTTCGGCATCGAGCCGCGCTTCGCCATCGGCCAGCGGGCGCAACTCGTGCAGACGCGGCACGGCAACGTGCTGTGGGACTGCGTCTCGATGGTGAGCGACGAGGCGGTAGCCGAGATCAACCGTCGCGGCGGCCTGGCGGCCATCGCCATCTCGCACTGCCATTTCTATTCGGCGATGGCCGGATGGAGCGAGGCCTTTGGCGGCGTGCCGATCTATCTCCATGCCGACGACCGCCAGTGGATCATGCGGCCGCATCCCTCGATCGTCAGCTGGGAAGGCGAAACTCTTGCCATCAATCCCTCGCTGACACTCATCCGCTGCGGCGGCCATTTTGCCGGCAGCCAGGTGCTGCACTGGCAGCACGATGGCGGCAACGCCCTGCTGACGGGCGACACCGTCCAGGTGACGCCGACCCGCCGCCATGTCAGCTTCATGTACAGTTATCCCAACCAGATACCGCTCAACGCGGCCGCCGTGCGCCGCATCGCGGCAGCACTTGAACCATATGACTTCGACGACATCCGCGGCGCATGGTGGGAGCTGAACATCATCGGTGGCGCAAAAGCGGCGTTCAACGCATCGGTCGCTCGTTATCTCGCGGCTATCGCATGA
- a CDS encoding VWA domain-containing protein, whose protein sequence is MFIPFFLELKAARVPISLREYLSLLEGLEAGLVDYDVEGFYYLARAALVKDERHIDRFDQVFAHVFKGIEVLGGPDAVDVANIPEEWLRRLAEKHLTEEEKKLVEALGGFEKLMETLKQRFEEQKGRHQGGSKWIGTGGTSPFGAYGYNPEGVRIGQHESRNRRAVKVWDKREFKNFDDAVELGTRNIKIALKRLRRWVREGAEEEFDLPGTIHATAEHGYLDVQTRPERRNAVKLLMFFDVGGSMDDHIKSVEELFSAARAEFRQLEYFYFHNCLYEGVWKDNRRRHAEVIPTFDLLHKYGADYKVIVVGDASMSPYEIAHPGGSVEHWNPEAGAVWLGRLLQQWPNAVWLNPETQKNWGFTHSITMIRDIFGGRMFPLTLAGLEGATKQLSRKH, encoded by the coding sequence ATGTTCATCCCCTTCTTCCTCGAATTGAAGGCAGCGCGGGTTCCCATTTCGCTCCGAGAATATCTGTCGCTGCTGGAGGGCCTGGAGGCCGGGCTGGTCGACTACGACGTCGAAGGTTTCTACTACCTCGCCCGCGCCGCTCTGGTGAAGGACGAGCGCCATATCGACCGCTTCGACCAGGTGTTCGCGCATGTCTTCAAGGGCATCGAGGTGCTTGGCGGGCCGGATGCGGTCGACGTCGCCAATATTCCCGAGGAATGGCTGCGCCGGCTCGCCGAAAAGCACCTGACCGAGGAAGAGAAAAAGCTGGTCGAGGCGCTTGGCGGTTTCGAGAAGCTGATGGAGACCTTGAAGCAGCGGTTCGAGGAGCAGAAGGGCCGCCACCAGGGCGGCTCGAAATGGATCGGCACCGGCGGCACCTCGCCCTTCGGCGCCTATGGCTACAACCCCGAAGGCGTGCGCATCGGCCAGCACGAAAGCCGCAACCGCCGCGCGGTAAAGGTCTGGGACAAGCGCGAGTTCAAAAACTTCGACGATGCCGTCGAGCTTGGCACCCGCAACATCAAGATCGCGTTGAAGCGGCTGCGCCGCTGGGTGCGCGAAGGCGCCGAGGAAGAATTCGACCTGCCCGGCACCATCCACGCCACCGCCGAGCACGGCTATCTCGACGTGCAGACGCGGCCCGAACGGCGCAACGCCGTGAAGCTCCTGATGTTCTTCGACGTCGGCGGCTCGATGGACGATCACATCAAGAGTGTCGAGGAGCTGTTTTCGGCGGCGCGTGCCGAATTCCGCCAGCTCGAATATTTTTACTTCCACAACTGCCTCTACGAGGGCGTGTGGAAGGACAACCGGCGCCGCCATGCCGAGGTGATCCCGACCTTCGATCTTCTCCACAAATACGGTGCGGACTACAAGGTGATCGTCGTCGGTGACGCCTCGATGAGCCCCTACGAGATCGCACACCCCGGCGGTTCGGTCGAACACTGGAATCCGGAGGCCGGCGCTGTCTGGCTCGGCCGCCTGCTGCAGCAATGGCCGAACGCGGTATGGCTCAATCCTGAGACCCAAAAGAACTGGGGCTTTACGCATTCGATCACGATGATCCGCGACATTTTTGGCGGCCGCATGTTTCCGCTGACGCTGGCCGGGCTCGAAGGCGCGACGAAGCAGCTTTCCAGAAAGCATTGA
- a CDS encoding GNAT family N-acetyltransferase has protein sequence MSEITIRPLAQSDHADWKRLWTDYLTFYETKLPEEVYAVTWKRLFTAGEFEPKGFIATLDGKAVGITHYLYHRSGWSEKNNCYLQDLFADPDVRGKGIGAALIKAVKDASEKIGVKNVYWMTHETNTTARKLYDHVARRTGFIEYDLL, from the coding sequence ATGTCTGAGATTACTATCCGCCCGCTCGCACAGTCCGACCACGCCGACTGGAAGCGCCTGTGGACCGACTACCTGACCTTCTACGAGACCAAGCTGCCGGAAGAGGTCTACGCCGTCACCTGGAAACGGCTGTTCACAGCGGGTGAGTTCGAGCCGAAGGGTTTTATCGCCACCCTCGACGGCAAGGCGGTCGGCATCACCCACTATCTCTACCACCGCTCAGGCTGGTCCGAGAAAAACAACTGCTACCTGCAGGACCTGTTCGCCGACCCGGACGTGCGTGGCAAGGGCATCGGAGCCGCGCTGATCAAGGCTGTGAAGGACGCGTCGGAAAAGATCGGCGTTAAGAACGTCTACTGGATGACGCACGAAACCAACACCACCGCACGCAAGCTCTACGACCACGTCGCGCGTCGCACCGGTTTCATCGAGTATGATCTGCTGTAG
- a CDS encoding MoxR family ATPase, with amino-acid sequence MRFEGTAAYVADKDLMVAVNAAIALERPLLVKGEPGTGKTELARQVASALGLDLIEWHVKSTTRAQQGLYEYDAVSRLRDSQLGDSRFNDIKNYIKRGKLWEAFAAGRKVVLLIDEIDKADIEFPNDLLQELDRMEFFVYETGETIRAAVRPIVIITSNNEKELPDAFLRRCFFHYIRFPDVDTLHRIVDVHYPGIKQNLVRAALTQFYEIRDVPGLKKKPSTSEALDWIRLLVADDIAPEDLRADPKNALPKLHGALLKNEQDVHLFERLAFMARRQG; translated from the coding sequence ATGCGTTTCGAAGGCACGGCGGCCTATGTCGCCGACAAGGATCTGATGGTGGCCGTCAACGCGGCGATCGCGCTGGAGCGGCCCTTGCTGGTCAAGGGCGAGCCCGGCACCGGCAAGACCGAACTTGCCCGCCAGGTGGCATCGGCACTCGGCCTCGACCTCATCGAATGGCACGTCAAATCGACGACGCGGGCGCAGCAGGGCCTCTATGAGTACGACGCTGTGTCGCGGCTGCGCGACAGCCAACTCGGCGACAGCAGGTTCAACGATATCAAGAACTACATCAAGCGCGGCAAGCTCTGGGAGGCGTTCGCAGCGGGCAGAAAAGTTGTGCTTTTGATCGACGAGATCGACAAGGCCGACATCGAGTTCCCCAACGACCTGCTGCAGGAACTCGATCGGATGGAGTTCTTCGTCTACGAGACCGGCGAGACCATCCGCGCCGCCGTCCGCCCTATTGTCATCATCACCTCCAACAACGAGAAGGAGCTGCCGGACGCCTTCCTGCGCCGCTGCTTCTTCCACTACATCCGCTTTCCCGACGTCGACACGCTGCACAGGATTGTCGATGTCCACTATCCCGGCATCAAGCAGAATTTGGTGCGCGCGGCCCTCACCCAGTTCTACGAAATCCGCGACGTACCGGGACTGAAGAAGAAGCCGTCGACCTCCGAAGCGCTCGACTGGATCCGCCTGCTGGTCGCCGACGACATCGCGCCCGAGGATTTGCGCGCCGACCCGAAGAATGCACTGCCCAAGCTGCACGGTGCGTTGCTGAAGAACGAACAGGACGTGCACCTGTTCGAGCGGCTGGCCTTCATGGCGCGGCGGCAGGGTTAG
- a CDS encoding DUF4345 domain-containing protein translates to MEISVADVRPLGRPKGGGMNDKISGKTALQIVVAVLAATPVLVGIEGILSGPEFLHVIRPWPADLDSHFRFLSGFFLAIGIAWYSCIPGIETKTERFRLLAACTFTGGLARLVSLVLVGAPSAGHIAGLCVELLAVPALVWWQRRVANKASECARLTGA, encoded by the coding sequence ATGGAAATATCCGTTGCTGACGTGAGGCCGCTTGGCAGGCCGAAGGGCGGCGGCATGAACGACAAGATATCAGGCAAGACCGCACTGCAGATCGTTGTCGCGGTGCTGGCGGCCACGCCGGTCTTGGTCGGCATCGAGGGTATCCTGTCCGGACCGGAATTCCTGCACGTCATCCGTCCATGGCCGGCCGATCTCGACAGCCATTTCCGCTTCCTGTCCGGGTTTTTCCTGGCCATCGGCATTGCCTGGTACAGCTGCATTCCCGGCATCGAGACCAAGACCGAGCGGTTCCGGCTGCTTGCCGCCTGCACGTTCACCGGCGGACTGGCACGGCTTGTTTCGCTGGTTCTGGTCGGCGCGCCATCGGCGGGACACATAGCCGGCCTCTGCGTCGAACTGCTGGCGGTGCCGGCGCTGGTCTGGTGGCAAAGGCGTGTCGCGAATAAAGCCAGTGAGTGTGCCCGTCTCACTGGCGCTTAG
- a CDS encoding 5-formyltetrahydrofolate cyclo-ligase gives MTSLKDLKKQLRLAALGCRDALDEFWRVEAALEMAETARDHLAIEPGQIVSGFWPMRSEVDVRPLMFALREKGARLCLPAILDKTTIVFRELVRGAPMVEMGFGTVGPHEEAEVLDPEVMLVPLAAFDARGHRIGYGAGYYDRAIAKLVDKGHAPRLIGIAFDCQEVSQVPDEPHDVVIPEILTESGLRRFGIA, from the coding sequence ATGACATCTCTCAAAGACCTGAAAAAACAGCTGCGGCTCGCAGCGCTTGGGTGCCGCGATGCGCTCGATGAATTCTGGCGGGTGGAGGCAGCGCTCGAAATGGCCGAGACGGCGCGCGATCATCTCGCCATCGAGCCCGGTCAGATCGTATCGGGTTTCTGGCCGATGCGTTCGGAGGTTGACGTGCGGCCGCTGATGTTTGCCTTGCGTGAAAAGGGCGCGAGGCTTTGCCTGCCTGCCATTCTCGACAAGACCACGATCGTCTTTCGCGAGCTGGTGCGCGGCGCGCCGATGGTCGAAATGGGTTTTGGCACAGTCGGGCCCCATGAAGAGGCGGAGGTGCTTGATCCCGAGGTGATGCTGGTGCCGCTCGCCGCCTTTGATGCGCGCGGCCATCGCATCGGCTATGGCGCCGGCTATTACGACCGCGCGATCGCGAAACTTGTCGACAAGGGGCATGCGCCCCGATTGATCGGCATCGCCTTCGACTGCCAGGAGGTTTCGCAGGTTCCGGACGAACCCCACGACGTCGTCATTCCGGAAATACTCACCGAGAGCGGGTTGCGCCGCTTCGGCATCGCTTAA
- a CDS encoding DUF3592 domain-containing protein, translating into MPFVLLAVVLLAMALHVIGTSLHHQAAWHQTVATVTSVSPYSEKQENGLTTDGIDVAVTYVANDATMSWSGKGKIIGLYKASVGHKVEMYYNPADPSKLDTAAMKGWRGGLLLLAVTGGFIAFYIWFFWLCRRNAPPTLPMTPSSVGLASPSAKPSQPPRATFGRR; encoded by the coding sequence ATGCCGTTCGTCCTGCTCGCGGTAGTGCTGTTGGCGATGGCATTGCACGTCATCGGAACCTCCCTGCATCACCAGGCCGCCTGGCATCAGACCGTCGCAACCGTAACGTCGGTCAGCCCCTACAGTGAAAAGCAGGAAAACGGCCTCACCACGGATGGCATCGATGTCGCCGTCACCTATGTCGCCAACGACGCGACGATGAGCTGGTCCGGCAAGGGAAAGATCATCGGTCTCTACAAGGCATCTGTGGGCCACAAGGTGGAGATGTATTACAACCCTGCCGATCCATCGAAGCTCGATACCGCCGCGATGAAAGGCTGGCGCGGCGGATTGCTGCTGCTTGCCGTTACCGGCGGTTTCATCGCCTTCTACATCTGGTTCTTCTGGCTATGCCGACGGAACGCGCCACCGACATTGCCGATGACGCCGTCGTCCGTTGGCTTAGCGAGCCCGAGCGCAAAACCGTCCCAGCCGCCGCGCGCCACTTTCGGCCGGCGTTAG